The Solidesulfovibrio sp. genomic interval TGAAATCGCGCAGGCTCTCGGTGATGAGCTTCCCTTGCTCGTCGAGGTATTCGACCCGTTCGGTCACGATGGCGACGGCTACACCATCCACGTAGATTTTGCGGGGCGGGTCAACAGGATCGTCGCCGCCAGGAGGATCGGGATCGACCAGCACTTCCTCATCGTCACCCGGTTCCGGCGGCAGCGGTGCTTCACCATCATCCGGCGGCGGCACATCAATCGGAGGATCAACGGGGTCATCCTCGCCTGGTTCGTAAATTTGGACCGGAGCGCCGTCGAAGTCAGGATCGGCGAAGAGGTTGGTCGCGCCCCTGAAGTCGATGATCGTGAAATAGTATTTCTTGGTATCCTCGTGGATGCGGGTGCCACGACCGACAATCTGCTTGAACTCGGTCATGGATTTAATTTCCCGCTCAAGCACGATGAGCCGGCAGGTCTGGGCATCCACTCCGGTCGAGAGAAGACGGGAAGTCGTCACCAGAACGGGATACTTGGACTCGGGGTCGATGAAGTTCCCAAGCTGAGCGCAACCGTCCGTATCTCCGCCAGTAATGCGCATCACATACTTCGGGTTTTCATCACAAAGGTCTTTGTTCTCGTTGACGAGGGCTTGTCGCATACGGGCAGCATGCTCTTGATCAAGGCAGAAGATGATCGTTTTCTGAAATCTATCTCCACTTTCTCGAAGGAAATCTGAAACCTTCTTGGCAATCAACTTTGTTCGACCATCAATAACCAAGTTACGGTCGAAGTCTTTTTGGTTATACACTCGATCTTCAATTTCATTGCCATAGATATCGAGCTTCCCCTTTTCAGGACGATATCCTTGAACGTCTCGATCGATATGAACCTTAACGACCTTATACGGAGCAAGAAAACCGTCCTTAATACCTTCCTTCAGCGAGTAACTATACACAGGATCGCCGAAGTACTCGATATTCGAGACGTACTTTGTTTCCTTTGGCGTAGCGGTCAAGCCGATCTGGGTGGCTGAAGAAAAATGCTCCAAAATCTCGCGCCATGCAGAATCCTCAGCCGCGCTGCCACGGTGGCATTCGTCGATGACGATGAGGTCGAAGAACCCGGGCGAGAACTCCCGGTAGAGCTTCTGGCGATCCTCGGGGCCGGTGATAGCCTGATAGAGGCCCAGATAGACCTCATAGGCGGTGTCGATCCGGCGCTTCTTGTCGATGGCCGTGGGCAGTTCGGTTTCGGTACCGTCGGCTCGTTCGATCGTCTTGGTCCCCGTACTCAGCTTGGCCATGACCGAACCGAAGGGGCGGAAGTCGTTGACCATGGTCTGGTCGATGAGCACGTTTCGGTCGGCCAAAAACAGGATGCGCTTCTTGCAGCCGGCCTTCCACAGCCGCCAGATGATCTGGAAAGCGGTGTAGGTCTTGCCGGTGCCTGTCGCCATGACGAGGAGGATGCGGTTTTGCCCCTTGGCGATGGCCTCGACGGCGGCGTTGACGGCATTGACCTGATAGTACCTCGGGGTCTTGCCACTGCCGTCATCAAAATAATCCTGGAGAACGATTCGCTCGGCGTCAGGGGTGATCCCCTTCCAGCGCCGATAGATATCCCAAAGCTCGGCAGGTGCGGGGAAGGCATCCAGTCCCAGATTTGCTTCCTTCTCGGGGCGAATGCCGGTCTTGTCATGAAAAACGAACCCGTCGCCGTTCGAGGAGAAGACGAAGGGGATGCCCAGCGTTTCGGCATATTCGAGGGCTTGCTGCATCCCGTCGCCAACGCAGTGGTTGTTGTCCTTTGCCTCGATAATGGCGATGGGGATGTTCGGCTTGTAATAGAGAATGTAGTCGGCACGTTTCCCTTTTCCTCGGGAAACAAGTTTACCTCGAACGATGATGCGACCCTTGGTAAAGCTTACTTCTTCACGAACTTGAAGCATCTTATCCCAACCTGCTTTAACCAAGGCCGGGGTGATAAACTTCGTACAAACATCACGTTCGCTCAGGGATTTCTTATCCATGCAGGACTTCGCCTTTACGCATCCGCGTTCTATAACATCTGTCGACTTCTCGAGATAAAAAACCTCTCAAACTAAAAACATCGTCGACTTCCCGACGACCTTTGTCGAGAAACAAGCAATCAGGAAGCCCAAATAGGCCGAAACAGTATTAACTATCCATTTTTCTCGATATTTCGCAAGAAAAACCGTAACCATCCAAATTGATGCCATTTTCATCAACCAGAGCAACTCCTGACAAACACTGCCGGCCGACGCCATCCGTCCCAGGTCTGCCCCAAGCCCCTGCCCCGGACATCCCCCAGGTGCGCGTCCTCCGCCCCGTCTTGGGCCGTTCCCAAGGGACCAGGGCCAAATCCCCACCCGCTCCCCCAAATCGCAGGTCGACCCCGCCCCGGCCCAATGCCCGTTTTTCGCCACCGCCCGCGACCGGCCCCGTGGCCCAGGATCGACTACCCGGGCGACTTCCCGGGTCACTTCATGGGTGACTTCATGGGTGACTTAGGGGGTGGGCGCGACCACCTTGCGCCAGACCGTCGTCGTAAAGCAATCAGATACTTGAAAAATCGATTCCCCAGCCACGCCTCGAGGCATAGCCCGACCATGCCACCCACTCCGGAGCCCATGCTTTCGATGTAGTGGGCCAGATACAAGGGATCAGCCAGCAACCGATTATCACGGCGGCGAGGCCACCCAGGGCAACCTTGCCTTGTGCCCGACCCTGCCCCTGCCCCAAGCCCCTGTCCCGGACAGCCCCCAGGCTCGCGTCCTCCTCCCCGCCCTGGGCAATTCCCAAGGGATCAGGGCCAAATCCCCACCCGCTCCCCCAAATCGCAGGGCGACCCCGCCCCGGCCCAATGCCCGTTTTTCACCGCCGCCCCGTGACCGGCCCCGTGGCCCAGGATACCTTTCCCGGGCCCCATCCCTGGTCCACGAGGTGAACATGCCGACCGACGCAAAACCGCACGAAATGTCGCCTGAAATTCTGGAGGAGATCGCCCAGCGGTTCCGGCCGATCGAACACCTGTTCGACGTCATGGGCGCGGCGGATGCTGGCGTGCAGGGCTTCTTTGTGCGCCGATGGGCTGAAATTGGCACACATCTCGCGACAAGCTTTCGGGAACACCTCGACCAGATTGTTGCAACAGCCGGGGACGACGACTGAAGTTCTGGTCGGTCATCAACTTCAACGGAGGAATAGAACATGATCGTTTTGGAATTTATCGCCGGAATCGCTTTGGGTGCTGTTGCTGGCGGCGTCATCAAGATGATCACCCATGGCGGCGGTGTCATTGTTGGTCGGGACAATGTTCGTAATGCAATCAACAAAGAAGAAAAGAACGTCCGTGGCCGGTTCAACGACCTGAAAGTAACCAAGGACGACCCAAAATTCTACGAGTAACCGCGAACTCGCTCCGAAGGAGAACTCCCATGGACGACTGGCCGATCATTTTCAGCTACACCCGCGCCCAGGCCATCGCCGACGGCGTCCTTGTCGACGTCACCGCCCAAGCCGCCGAGTTGGGCTTCAAGGTGCATACGGTGGTCACCGACCACCTCTATAGCGTATACGTGGTGCCGCCGGCCGGGCTGGAAGGCGAAGGGCAGTCCGTCGAGGGCCGGCTTCACGACATCCTGTTTCGCGCCCTGCTCGCGGCTAAGGCTATCAAGAATAGCGACCGCGCCGAATTCGACGTCCTTTTCCTCATGGCACCGGGGCGGTGGGACACGGCCCATGTTGTGGCGGTCATTGGCCCAGGCGACCAGGGCGAGCCGGTCCTGACGATCATGCTGCCCGAGGACGATTAGCCCCAGCCCAGGCCCTGGACCACTCGACGACACATTTTTTTCCTGGCGGGCCATTTGGGTCCAGGCCCTCTTGACATGCGCGCGGGGTTCCGGGCACAAATTTGTTTCTCCCCCTCGGGGAGGCCCGTTCCTTGACAATTAAGAGCCCCGGACAAAACCGCTCGCGCTTTCGAAATGCCAAGCCACTACGTGGACTTGCCTTGCCAGTGAGTTTTTTTGTTCGGTGGTTCCAGAGACAGTGTTCCCGGGCCCGAGTGCCGGATGAGCCGCATCTCCAGGTGCGGCGGCGTGTATCGTACGGCAGAAATCGGCCATGAGGAATAACAACATGGCGATTTCCTTTGATGATTTCAAACGGAAGAAAGAGGCTGCCGAAGCAGCTGTCAACGAGTCGATCAAGGAAAAGTTCGTAGCGGCTGCTCAGAAGCTGAAATCGTTAGAGGCCAGCAAAAAGCGTGGCTCTGCACCCCAGCAGGTCACCCCTCAAGGCAACGCCCAGACTTCCAACTTCGACGACGCGGACGATGCCCCCGAAGACCCGTTTGACACCATCCTCCGTGACCTTGACCTTTTTACCGACCCGAACGGCATCGGGTACGCGACCATAAAAATAGATCGTATTTATCGTAATTACAAAATTGGACAGTCGAGCCTGAAGAGAATGATCAAGGGCTCCTATTTTGACCTTACCGGCCGCCCTCCTAAGGAGCGCGAGCTGAAGACATTCTGTGACAAGATCGAGTACTTAAGCGAACGCCAAGGCATCACCAAAGAAGTTTATGTCCGCTTCGCCCATGTCGATGACGAGATTTACATCGACCTCGGCGACAAGCTCGGCCGGGCCGTGCATATCACCTCGGCCGGCTGGCAGGTAGTCACGAACCCGCCTGTGAAGTTCATCCGATACGGCCACATGCTGCCGTTGCCGGTTCCCCTTCGCAACGGCGACTACCGCAAGCTCCTCAAGTCCTTGAACCTGAAGACCAAGGACGACGAACTGCTCGTTTTGACGTGGCCCCTGGTGGCCGTCATCTCGAGTATCTCTCATGCCCCCCTGATCTTCCACGGCGCGCCCGGAGCTTGCAAATCCGGGTCGATATCCGCCTTGCGAGGACTGCTTGACCCGTCGGCCCCTATGCACACCTACGTCCAAAAAAACGTGGATGATGCGGCGCTGTACATCGAGCAAAACGCCATCCCGGCCTTCGACAACCTGACGACCATCACCAAGGACGTCGAGAACGTCATGTGCTTGGCAGCGACAGGCGGGGCCTTTACCACGCGGCGTCTGTACAAGAACGACGAGATGGTCGCTTACCAGCTCAAGCGGGCCATGCTCATCACGGCCCTGGAACTCCCGACAAGAGCCCCCGACTTCTTGGACCGGGCCATCGTGGTGGCCCTCGACCGCGTGACACCGGACAAGCGGCGGCCTGAAAGCCAAGTCAAGCGGGAATACGCGCAAGACCTGCCCGGCATCCTGGGCGGCATGTGCGACCACCTCTCCAAGATGCTCGACCTGTACGGCAAGGTCACCTTGCCGGCCGACCTGCCCCGGATGGGCGACCACGTCATCTGGGGGTGCGTTGCCGCAGTGGCCCTCGGCTATAGCCAGGACGACTTCATCAAGGCCCACAAATGCGCTGCGCTTCGTGCCCAGCAGAATGCCCTTGAGGACGACGACTTCGCCACCGTGCTGGTCGACTTCTTGAACAGCACCGACTTGCCCGAGGTGGAGGGCTATGTCTCGGAAGTTTTGGATTACCTCAAGGAGCATGCTGACAAGTGCGGGATCGGCCGAGGAGTCTTGCCCAAAGCGCCCAACGTCTTCTCGCGACGCCTGAAGGAGATCACCAAATACATGGAGCTCGCGGGCTGGCAGTGCGAGTTCTCGCCCCTGGCCAAGTTCGGACGTGTGTTGACGTTTACCCGGCTCAGCCCTGCGGAACCGGACGTCGACAAGGAGGTCGACTTGGCCCCGCCTCCCGAGCCCATGCCGGCTGACTTCCCTCTGACGCTTGACCGAGACGAGTGGAGCCAGGCCTTCGAGGCTGACGCTGGCGACATCGACGGCGCGGCCAAAAACAGTGCGCCCCTTCTGGCGCAACCCTAACCGCCCCTTTCTGCCCACATACACGCCCTCGCACCTGGAGATGCGCCCACGCTGCGCGTCCGCCCTCTCGCCCATCGCCGGCTGCCCTACGGCACCGTTGCGGTCGGTGGACATCGGGTGGAGATCGGCTTCCATCACCTCCACTGGGTAACCGCCTATGTTTGCGGGACTTCGCCGACTAGGAGGAGATGGTGGAGATATTTTCTGCAAAACCTCTTCGCGCTGAAACCCAAGGTCGAGCCGAGGGTTGGACATCGCCGGAGCAGCAAATGGTTCTGAAAACCATCTCCACTATCTCCACCACCTCCACCGGATGCCCGAGACCGCCCAAATCGGGGCAAATCAAAAAGCTTGCTAATCGACATAAAATCGACGATAAAAAAAAGTTTTTGAAAATACTCTTGACGGGACTTTTCGGCCCGCGTATCAAGAACCCGTCGTCCCAAGGCAACCCCAAAACCCAACCCCAACCCATGGGCCTTCATTAGACGCACGGCAACGAACGAGAGGGTCTACATTTGGCCCAGATACCCGATCGTTCAAGCCGACTAAACCTCCCTGTAAGGAGTAAGCCCATGTCGCAAAACACGCCCCCCACCCCGCCCCTCGCTCGCACGGCCAAGGCCAAGAGCACCGCTGAAAAGGTGTCGAAACTCCGCAAGCTGACCGACGAGCAGATCGCCGAAGAGGCCAGCCTGATGGCCGACGCCGCCCAGTCGGGATCGTTCCCGAACAAGAAGATCTCTGTTGCGGCCTGGGGCAACCAGCGGAACCTCTCCCAGTACATGGTCGAGCGCGCTTTCATCCGCTCCTTGCTGCAGAAGCAGGACTACGAACTGGACTACGGCGTCGCCAACAGCGCCGCAGGAAAACGCCCCTACGTCGATCCCCGTGGCATGCTCATGCTCCCGAAGAGCCTTATCGCCGCCTTCAACGAGACCGCGCCGGCCGACAAGCAGCTCACCATCGGGCAGCCCGTTGACGCGACTTTCGAAGACGGCAAGCTCATCCTGACCCCGGGCATCTAGCCTCTCGACCTCGCCGCCGTTTCCCGGGGAGCCGACAAGGCTCCTTGGGAAGCTCACGTGCTCCCGAAGCTGATGACCATGCGTACTTGGGTTTTGTTCCGCCACGCACAAATTCTATACCAATTTCGTATAGAATAGCTGCTTGTCGCTCCGAACCCGAACTTGCGCACAGTCCGGCAACATGCACCACGAGGAGCCAACCTGGGCGCGCGGGCACCCATTGCGGCCGAAGCGACACGGCAAGGCGCAGCTACAGGCCGACCAAGGCGGGGCACGCCCAAAGCGTCACACGGGAGCCAGGGGGCCAAGAGGCCAATGGCGCGACAGCCGCGGGCCAACGGGCACCCCTCACGGCCGAGGCACCACGACAAGGCGCGCAAACCGGCCAAACAAGACGGGGTGTCGCCCAAGGCACTCACGCGGGCCGGAGAGGGGCAAGGCGGCTGAGGCGGGCCGAATCGACGTCGCAGAGCGCCCAAACGGCGGCGGCCCGGCGGCAGGAAAAATATTTTTTTACCAAGGAGGGGTTATGTAAAAAAGTCTCATCACGCCTGGGTAGCACCTGGGTAGCGCCTGTAGAAGACCTCATTCAGAGATCAGACAACTAGCTAGAATAAAAGAAAAAATCGCTTGCCATTCCCCAGAAACCCGTTAGATCCGTTCGCATACCGATCAAGGAGGGCTCACCATGAGCCGAACTACGAAAAAGGCGTCTAAGGCCAAAACCGCCGCCCCCGGCAACCAACCCCCAACCCGTCACCTCGATACGGACGGCGACGTGCTGCTCCCGCTCTTGGGCGCACAGCTCGAACCCATCGACGCAGACTGCACCGACACCCCGCTTCGGTCGCTCCCCTGCGACGAAAACGGCAACGTGTTCCTCCCGCTCCTGGGCGACGAGGACGAGGCCCTGGCCCCTGGCAACACCTCCAACCAACCCGCAACCCCTGAAAGGACCACCATGAAAAGCTACTGGACCCTTACCTACGACGCCGGCGGCGACACCTTGGTCGCTGAAGTTCTTGACACGGAAACCGGAGAATACCGGGTGCTCGAACACATCGCGTCAGCCCCTCGCAACGACGTGCTGGCCTCTACCCCTCATGCTTTTCTCAGCCGCGTCCAGGAACGCAAAGGGAAAGTCATCTCCAGCGAAACCATGCACATCGTCACGGACTTCGACTTTGACGGCGTAACTCGCGCGGAGATTGAAAGCTTCATCTCAGCTTTGATCAACTACGTGACAGACATCATGTTCACGTCCATGCAAAGCCGTGATGACTTTAACGAGCTTATCAAGGGCTACAGCCTGAAACAGCCTCACGCCATGTAGACAAGCGGTACAGCATAAAAACAAGTCCTACTAACGTGACCAACTAAGACCGAATGAGAAAGACGGGAGGGCTGAAAAGCCCTCCCAAAATAAAACGGAAGAATATATGCCTCAAAACAAATCGACCAACACGACAAAGAAACAAACTTCGGCCGCAACCCTCATGAAAATCATCGGATCAGCGAAGCTCATCCGCGATGATGCCAAGCAGACCTATGCGGTCGGCCTGATTCCAGGCAAGAACAATACGGTTACTCCTATCTTTTCTGCATTTTTTTCAGGCTGGCTCCGGGACAGCTACATCAAACAATGTTCGGGCTTCCCGAGCAAAAGTGACTTGGCTAGTGCCATCGAACATGCCGACTACATTACCAAGCAAGCACTAAGCGTCGGAGATATCCACTTTCGCTTTGGTTTCGCCATGGGCAATCACTACATAGCCATGTGCGACAACGCCGAGCAAGTGATCGAGATCACTGAAAACAAGTGGAACATCATCCAAAGCTCGCCGATATACTTCAGGGAATACGAAACTCAACGCCCCTTGCCAACTCCCATCAAAGGTGGAAATCTTAAAACCATCCTCAACTACCTTAATATCGGCAATGAGGAAGATGAAATACTTCTCTTACCGACCATGTGTACCTTACCTCTTGCCAACCTGACGAGGCCAATAATTGGATTCATTGGCGACCAAGGCAGTGCAAAGACCTCAACGGCTCGCTTGATCCGTGCACTGCTTGACCCAAGTGATCCTGCAGAGAACGACTTCTCCCCAACCAAGCAGAACTTGAGTCTGGTGTTCTACCACAATGCACTTCCCATCTTCGACAACCTGTCGACGATATCGAGTACAGTCTCTGACATGTTCTGCCGAGCCTACTCTGGAACTGGCTTCCAAAGTCGTAAGCTCTATATGGACAATGCGCTCATCTCGTTTTCATACAAGCGCTGCTTCATGTTCACGGCGATCAAAACTCCTACGGCGGCAAAGGATTTCAACGCTAGGACCGTCATGATCCAGCTGAACCGTATTGCCGGCAGTGCCCAGATCGGCGAAGAAGCCATCATGCGCAAGTTCAAGGCGGATGCGCCGAACATCCTTGGTGGCATGCTCGATGTGCTTGTCGAAGCCAAGCGTATCGCCCCTCGCCTGAATCTGCACTGGAAGTCGAGGTGGGCCGATGCGTTTCAATATGCCGCTGCCGCCGCTGAAGTCCTCGGCTACGGGGCAAATCGCTACCTTGAAGCTTGTCGTGACAACATCGCAGCGAGAACGACACAGGGACCGAGCCAGGTGGCGGCGCACAGCAAGCAGGAACCG includes:
- the hsdR gene encoding EcoAI/FtnUII family type I restriction enzme subunit R is translated as MDKKSLSERDVCTKFITPALVKAGWDKMLQVREEVSFTKGRIIVRGKLVSRGKGKRADYILYYKPNIPIAIIEAKDNNHCVGDGMQQALEYAETLGIPFVFSSNGDGFVFHDKTGIRPEKEANLGLDAFPAPAELWDIYRRWKGITPDAERIVLQDYFDDGSGKTPRYYQVNAVNAAVEAIAKGQNRILLVMATGTGKTYTAFQIIWRLWKAGCKKRILFLADRNVLIDQTMVNDFRPFGSVMAKLSTGTKTIERADGTETELPTAIDKKRRIDTAYEVYLGLYQAITGPEDRQKLYREFSPGFFDLIVIDECHRGSAAEDSAWREILEHFSSATQIGLTATPKETKYVSNIEYFGDPVYSYSLKEGIKDGFLAPYKVVKVHIDRDVQGYRPEKGKLDIYGNEIEDRVYNQKDFDRNLVIDGRTKLIAKKVSDFLRESGDRFQKTIIFCLDQEHAARMRQALVNENKDLCDENPKYVMRITGGDTDGCAQLGNFIDPESKYPVLVTTSRLLSTGVDAQTCRLIVLEREIKSMTEFKQIVGRGTRIHEDTKKYYFTIIDFRGATNLFADPDFDGAPVQIYEPGEDDPVDPPIDVPPPDDGEAPLPPEPGDDEEVLVDPDPPGGDDPVDPPRKIYVDGVAVAIVTERVEYLDEQGKLITESLRDFTKNALKKHFASLENFLQRWNTAERKQAILEELANEGLPLEPLVEEVNKDLDPFDLICHVAFDQPPLTRRERAENVRKRDVFTKYGPQARAVLEALLEKYQDAGVLALDDPSLLKIAPFDAMGTPMQLIKQFGSRAAFEQAVHELQVELYHEVA
- a CDS encoding DUF6573 family protein, encoding MDDWPIIFSYTRAQAIADGVLVDVTAQAAELGFKVHTVVTDHLYSVYVVPPAGLEGEGQSVEGRLHDILFRALLAAKAIKNSDRAEFDVLFLMAPGRWDTAHVVAVIGPGDQGEPVLTIMLPEDD